The Thermobispora bispora DSM 43833 genome window below encodes:
- a CDS encoding cellulose binding domain-containing protein: MRRIVSVLAIAVVAMAVALVRSAPVSAVAADPYEFKNVQIAGGGFVPGIIFSQAEKDLIYARTDIGGAYRWIPETQSWKPLLDWVGWDKWGWNGVVSIAPDPVDPDRVYAAVGMYTNSWDPNNGAILRSTDRGETWQASPLPFKLGGNMPGRGMGERLAVDPNKNSILYLGAPSGHGLWKSTDYGATWSKVTSFPNPGNYRAGDGEYDGDIQGVVWVTFDKRTGTPGNPTQTIYVGVADKENTVYRTTDGGVTWERIPGQPTGYIAHKGVLDTVNGHLFIATSDTGGPYDGSKGDVWRYDTATGEWKRVSPVPSDSPDNYFGYSGLTLDRQRPGTLMVATQIAWWPDVIFFRSTDSGETWTRIWDWEVYPNRTFRYTMDISEVPWLTFGANPAPPEVAPKLGWMTESVEIDPFDSDRMLYGTGATIYGTTELTKWDRGETFTIRPMVKGLEETAVLDLISPPSGAHLISGLGDLGGFRHDDLDAVPPMIFTQPVFTTTTSLDYAEASPNIIVRAGDFTDADRPNDSHVAFSTDGGKNWFQGTEPGGVNKGGTVAAAADGSRFVWAPGDPGQPVVYSVGFGNSWTPSSGVPANAIVKSDRVNPLKFYAFANGRFYVSTDGGATFSATPATGLPSGNVRFKAVPGREGDIWLAGPGGLWHSTDSGASFTKVAAVEDAVSIGFGKAAPGRDYPALYTVATIGGVTGAFRSDDAGQSWVRINDDQHQYGNWGEAITGDPRIYGRVYIGTNGRGVLYGDPAGGAPSPSPSPSSSPSPSPSTSPSPSPSPSGSPSPSPSASPSPSPSPSGGKACTARYAQVNSWPGGFQGEVTVSNTGTEPTGGWRVELTFSGDQAIDDPIHQVWGATYTRSGERHVFDNESWNGSLAPGQSATLGFLGRTTGSSGPTVASVTCTAR; the protein is encoded by the coding sequence GTGCGCAGAATCGTCAGCGTTCTCGCGATCGCCGTCGTGGCGATGGCGGTGGCACTGGTGCGATCGGCACCCGTCTCCGCCGTCGCCGCGGACCCTTACGAGTTCAAGAACGTCCAGATCGCCGGGGGTGGGTTCGTACCCGGCATCATCTTCAGCCAGGCGGAAAAGGACCTGATCTACGCGCGCACCGACATCGGCGGCGCCTACCGCTGGATCCCGGAGACCCAGAGCTGGAAACCGCTCCTCGACTGGGTCGGCTGGGACAAGTGGGGCTGGAACGGCGTCGTCAGCATCGCCCCCGACCCGGTCGATCCCGACCGGGTCTACGCGGCGGTCGGGATGTACACCAACAGCTGGGACCCGAACAACGGCGCGATCCTGCGCTCCACCGACCGCGGCGAGACCTGGCAGGCGAGCCCGCTGCCGTTCAAGCTCGGCGGCAACATGCCCGGGCGGGGCATGGGCGAGCGCCTCGCGGTCGACCCCAACAAGAACAGCATCCTCTACCTCGGCGCGCCCAGCGGCCACGGGCTGTGGAAGAGCACCGACTACGGCGCCACCTGGTCCAAGGTGACCAGCTTCCCCAACCCGGGGAACTACCGGGCCGGGGACGGCGAGTACGACGGTGACATCCAGGGCGTGGTCTGGGTGACGTTCGACAAGCGGACCGGCACCCCCGGCAACCCCACCCAGACCATCTACGTGGGCGTGGCCGACAAGGAGAACACGGTCTACCGGACCACCGACGGCGGCGTCACCTGGGAGCGGATCCCGGGGCAGCCGACCGGCTACATCGCGCACAAGGGCGTGCTCGACACCGTCAACGGCCACCTGTTCATCGCCACGAGCGACACGGGCGGGCCGTACGACGGGAGCAAGGGCGACGTGTGGCGGTACGACACCGCGACCGGCGAGTGGAAGCGGGTCAGCCCGGTGCCCTCGGACAGCCCGGACAACTACTTCGGGTACAGCGGGCTCACCCTCGACCGGCAGCGCCCCGGCACGCTCATGGTCGCCACCCAGATCGCCTGGTGGCCCGACGTGATCTTCTTCCGCAGCACGGACAGCGGGGAGACCTGGACGCGGATCTGGGACTGGGAGGTCTACCCGAACCGGACCTTCCGCTACACCATGGACATCTCCGAGGTGCCGTGGCTGACGTTCGGCGCGAACCCGGCCCCGCCCGAGGTGGCCCCGAAGCTCGGCTGGATGACGGAGTCGGTGGAGATCGACCCGTTCGACTCCGACCGGATGTTGTACGGCACCGGCGCCACCATCTACGGCACCACCGAGCTCACCAAGTGGGACCGGGGCGAGACGTTCACCATCCGGCCGATGGTGAAGGGCCTGGAGGAGACCGCGGTCCTCGACCTGATCAGCCCGCCCAGCGGCGCGCACCTGATCAGCGGCCTGGGGGACCTCGGCGGCTTCCGGCACGACGACCTCGACGCCGTGCCGCCGATGATCTTCACCCAGCCCGTGTTCACCACGACGACCTCGCTCGACTACGCCGAGGCCAGCCCGAACATCATCGTGCGGGCCGGTGACTTCACCGACGCCGACCGGCCGAACGACAGCCACGTGGCGTTCTCCACCGACGGCGGGAAGAACTGGTTCCAGGGCACCGAGCCGGGCGGCGTGAACAAGGGCGGCACCGTCGCGGCCGCGGCCGACGGCAGCCGGTTCGTCTGGGCGCCAGGCGACCCCGGGCAGCCGGTGGTCTACTCGGTCGGCTTCGGCAACTCCTGGACCCCGTCCAGCGGCGTCCCGGCCAACGCGATCGTCAAGTCGGACCGGGTCAACCCGCTCAAGTTCTACGCCTTCGCCAACGGCCGGTTCTACGTGAGCACCGACGGCGGGGCGACCTTCAGCGCCACGCCGGCCACCGGCCTGCCGTCCGGCAACGTCCGCTTCAAGGCCGTCCCCGGCCGGGAGGGCGACATCTGGCTCGCCGGGCCGGGCGGGCTGTGGCACTCGACCGACTCGGGCGCTTCGTTCACCAAGGTGGCGGCCGTCGAGGACGCGGTGAGCATCGGCTTCGGCAAGGCCGCGCCGGGCCGGGACTACCCGGCGCTCTACACCGTCGCCACCATCGGCGGGGTGACCGGGGCGTTCCGCTCCGACGACGCGGGGCAGAGCTGGGTGCGGATCAACGACGATCAGCACCAGTACGGCAACTGGGGTGAGGCGATCACCGGGGACCCGAGGATCTACGGCCGGGTGTACATCGGCACCAACGGCCGCGGGGTCCTCTACGGTGACCCGGCCGGCGGCGCGCCGTCCCCGTCGCCGTCCCCGTCCTCGTCGCCCTCGCCGTCCCCGTCGACCTCCCCTTCGCCGTCGCCGAGCCCGTCCGGCTCACCGAGCCCGTCGCCCTCGGCGTCCCCGTCGCCATCCCCGTCCCCGAGCGGCGGCAAGGCGTGCACGGCCCGCTACGCGCAGGTCAACTCCTGGCCCGGCGGATTCCAGGGCGAGGTCACGGTGTCGAACACCGGAACCGAGCCGACCGGCGGATGGCGGGTCGAGCTGACCTTCAGCGGCGACCAGGCGATCGATGACCCGATCCACCAGGTCTGGGGCGCCACGTACACCAGGTCCGGGGAACGGCACGTCTTCGACAACGAATCCTGGAACGGGTCGCTCGCGCCCGGCCAGTCCGCCACCCTCGGGTTCCTCGGCCGGACCACCGGGTCCTCAGGCCCCACGGTGGCGTCCGTGACGTGCACCGCCCGATGA
- the trxA gene encoding thioredoxin has protein sequence MLVDLTKDNWSTTVQSDGIVLVDFWAPWCGPCRLFGPIFEAAAGRHPDIVFGKVNTEEQPQLAAAYGISAIPTLMAIRDGIVVFAQAGALPEAALEQLIAQVRALDMDEVRRRMAAQPAQG, from the coding sequence ATGCTCGTCGACCTGACCAAGGACAACTGGAGCACGACGGTCCAGTCGGACGGCATCGTGCTCGTGGACTTCTGGGCTCCGTGGTGCGGCCCGTGCCGGCTGTTCGGCCCGATCTTCGAGGCTGCCGCCGGCCGCCACCCGGACATCGTGTTCGGGAAGGTCAACACCGAGGAGCAGCCGCAGCTCGCCGCCGCCTACGGCATCAGCGCGATCCCCACGCTGATGGCGATCCGGGACGGCATCGTGGTCTTCGCGCAGGCGGGGGCGCTTCCCGAGGCCGCGCTCGAGCAGCTCATCGCCCAGGTGCGGGCGCTCGACATGGACGAGGTCCGCCGCCGGATGGCCGCGCAGCCGGCGCAGGGCTGA
- a CDS encoding substrate-binding domain-containing protein — MGGRLTAGGVSLVLLAALLGCGATGAAPGAVGTIEDGFRIGVLLPDRRAERYEAHDRPAIARAIASLCPRCEVVYGNAGGDHAAQARQMAEMLAGGVRVFILGAVDPRAIAPTVAQAKLAGAKVVAYERLANGPIDAYAAGDRVQAGRELGRALLEAIRAGGDPRRGEVVLVTGPADDPGAAEVSRGVHEVLDGRIAIGREIAVWNPDRVAELVRTAIAGVGAERVIGVCAGYGGAADAVAAAMRAAGVRPGTPFTAEGADPAAIRRILEGGQTAAVHRPIAAEAEHAARLAVALGTGRTAHGTAYVANGTTASIPAVLVRPVVVTRADLADPAAGDAPPAGEEPAVPPLRPRRPAEPRPARRPPSPRAGRAGRPVAPRVSPSTPRAAARRASPPEPARPGTRAPTGAG; from the coding sequence GTGGGGGGACGGCTGACGGCGGGAGGGGTCTCCCTGGTTCTCCTGGCGGCACTTCTGGGATGCGGCGCGACCGGCGCCGCACCGGGCGCGGTGGGCACGATCGAGGACGGGTTCCGCATCGGCGTGCTGCTCCCGGACCGGCGCGCGGAGCGATACGAGGCGCACGACCGCCCCGCCATCGCCCGGGCGATAGCGTCCCTCTGCCCGCGGTGCGAGGTCGTGTACGGCAACGCGGGCGGCGACCACGCGGCACAGGCGCGGCAGATGGCCGAGATGCTCGCCGGCGGCGTGCGGGTGTTCATCCTCGGCGCCGTGGACCCGCGGGCCATCGCCCCCACGGTCGCGCAGGCGAAGCTCGCCGGCGCGAAGGTCGTCGCGTACGAGCGGCTGGCCAACGGCCCGATCGACGCCTACGCGGCGGGCGACCGGGTGCAGGCCGGCCGGGAGCTCGGCAGGGCCCTGCTCGAGGCGATCCGCGCCGGGGGCGATCCCCGGCGGGGCGAGGTCGTCCTGGTCACCGGACCGGCGGACGACCCGGGCGCGGCCGAGGTGAGCCGGGGCGTGCACGAGGTCCTCGACGGCCGGATCGCCATCGGGCGGGAGATCGCCGTCTGGAACCCGGACCGGGTGGCCGAGCTGGTGCGCACCGCCATCGCCGGCGTGGGCGCCGAGCGGGTCATCGGGGTCTGCGCCGGGTACGGCGGGGCGGCCGACGCGGTCGCGGCCGCCATGAGGGCCGCCGGAGTCCGCCCGGGCACCCCGTTCACCGCGGAAGGGGCCGATCCGGCGGCGATCCGGCGGATCCTGGAGGGCGGGCAGACCGCCGCCGTGCACCGGCCCATCGCCGCCGAGGCGGAGCACGCGGCCCGGCTCGCCGTGGCGCTCGGCACCGGCCGGACCGCCCACGGCACGGCCTACGTCGCCAACGGGACGACCGCGTCGATCCCGGCCGTCCTGGTCCGGCCGGTCGTGGTCACCCGCGCGGACCTCGCCGACCCGGCCGCGGGCGACGCCCCACCGGCCGGGGAGGAGCCGGCCGTCCCTCCGCTGCGGCCACGCCGGCCGGCGGAGCCGCGGCCCGCCCGCCGGCCCCCGTCACCGCGCGCCGGACGGGCCGGCCGGCCGGTCGCGCCTCGCGTCAGCCCGTCCACACCTCGCGCAGCGGCTCGGCGAGCTTCGCCGCCTGAGCCAGCCCGGCCTGGTACGCGGGCTCCCACAGGTGCGGGCTGA
- a CDS encoding TetR/AcrR family transcriptional regulator has product MARSKEFDPEAALDAALELFWERGYEATSMADLVEHLGVARASLYATFGGKHDLYLAALNRYLRTRSPNPIEALSQPGPALPAIRALVELYAEEGIADSRRRGCMIVNAAAELLPKDPSVTRFVESSWAALEAALTSALFRAKAQGELGPDSDPVALGRFLLVVLQGLRIMAKGSPDPARLRDAAAQALRLLG; this is encoded by the coding sequence ATGGCGAGGAGCAAGGAGTTCGACCCGGAGGCCGCGCTCGACGCCGCGCTGGAGCTGTTCTGGGAGCGCGGGTACGAGGCGACCAGCATGGCCGACCTGGTCGAGCACCTGGGGGTGGCGCGGGCCAGCCTGTACGCCACCTTCGGCGGCAAGCACGACCTGTACCTGGCCGCGCTCAACCGCTACCTGCGGACGCGCTCCCCGAACCCGATCGAGGCGCTCTCCCAGCCCGGGCCGGCGCTGCCCGCCATCCGGGCCCTGGTCGAGCTGTACGCCGAGGAGGGCATCGCCGACTCCCGGCGGCGGGGCTGCATGATCGTCAACGCCGCGGCCGAGCTGCTGCCGAAGGATCCGAGCGTGACCCGGTTCGTCGAGTCGAGCTGGGCGGCGCTGGAGGCCGCGCTGACCTCGGCGCTCTTCCGCGCCAAGGCCCAGGGGGAGCTCGGCCCGGACAGCGACCCGGTGGCGCTGGGCCGCTTCCTCCTCGTGGTGCTCCAAGGGCTGCGGATCATGGCGAAGGGCTCCCCCGACCCGGCCCGGCTGCGGGACGCGGCCGCGCAGGCGCTGCGCCTGCTCGGCTAG
- a CDS encoding patatin-like phospholipase family protein codes for MISALVLGGGGVAGVAWEAGVVHGLRQKGIDLGTADRIIGTSAGSVTGTLIATGADLEEAIARQAAGEPARHGDGGGKVDMDAVMAAFAVLYDESLEPKERRRRLGQMALAAQTGITHERLRKLGEHLPVREWPDRELLITAVDAETGEFVVWRRESGVPLELAIASSCCVPMVFPPIEINGRRYVDGGVRSSTNADLAEGAEVVVVLEPLAHMTPRATLEKELSRVGAARQYVIAPDEAAIEVFGTDVLSPHLWEPAYQAGLAQAAKLAEPLREVWTG; via the coding sequence ATGATCAGCGCACTCGTGCTCGGCGGCGGCGGTGTCGCCGGCGTCGCTTGGGAGGCCGGCGTGGTGCACGGCCTCCGCCAGAAGGGGATCGACCTCGGAACCGCGGACCGGATCATCGGCACCTCGGCCGGTTCGGTCACCGGAACCCTCATCGCAACCGGAGCCGACCTCGAGGAGGCGATCGCCCGGCAGGCGGCGGGTGAGCCCGCGCGGCACGGCGACGGCGGCGGGAAGGTCGACATGGACGCGGTCATGGCGGCCTTCGCCGTGCTGTACGACGAGAGCCTGGAGCCGAAGGAGCGGCGCCGCAGGCTCGGGCAGATGGCGCTCGCCGCCCAGACCGGCATCACCCACGAACGGCTCAGGAAGCTCGGCGAGCACCTCCCGGTCAGGGAGTGGCCCGACCGCGAGCTGCTCATCACCGCGGTGGACGCCGAGACCGGCGAGTTCGTGGTCTGGCGCCGGGAGTCCGGCGTCCCGCTGGAGCTCGCCATCGCGTCGAGCTGCTGCGTGCCGATGGTGTTCCCGCCCATCGAGATCAACGGCCGGCGTTACGTCGACGGCGGGGTCCGGTCGTCCACCAACGCGGACCTCGCCGAGGGCGCCGAGGTCGTGGTGGTGCTCGAGCCGCTCGCCCACATGACCCCGCGCGCCACGCTGGAGAAGGAGCTGAGCCGGGTCGGGGCGGCGCGGCAGTACGTGATCGCCCCCGACGAGGCCGCGATCGAGGTGTTCGGCACCGACGTGCTCAGCCCGCACCTGTGGGAGCCCGCGTACCAGGCCGGGCTGGCTCAGGCGGCGAAGCTCGCCGAGCCGCTGCGCGAGGTGTGGACGGGCTGA
- a CDS encoding rhodanese-like domain-containing protein, with product MTEDRPPSTIDAVTARSLIASNPDVLVVDVRTPREFETAHIEGAINLPLDQVDAHLQRIVKDAGGTLLLVCQSGGRAGKAREKLCGAGLPGAVVLEGGMNAWIAAGGPVIRGKPRWSLERQVRLVAGGIVLVSIVADLWLPGARVVAALIGAGLTVAALTDTCLLGMLLAKLPYNRGPAVDPERALAAMRRPARAKG from the coding sequence ATGACCGAGGATCGTCCGCCGTCCACCATCGACGCCGTCACCGCGCGTTCCCTGATCGCGTCCAACCCGGACGTGCTCGTCGTCGACGTGCGCACCCCGCGGGAGTTCGAGACCGCGCACATCGAGGGCGCGATCAACCTGCCGCTCGACCAGGTCGACGCCCATCTGCAGCGGATCGTCAAGGACGCGGGCGGCACGCTGCTGCTGGTCTGCCAGTCCGGCGGCCGGGCCGGGAAGGCGCGGGAGAAGCTCTGCGGCGCGGGGCTGCCCGGTGCCGTGGTGCTCGAGGGCGGGATGAACGCGTGGATCGCCGCGGGTGGGCCGGTGATCCGCGGCAAGCCGCGCTGGAGCCTCGAGCGCCAGGTGCGGCTGGTCGCCGGCGGGATCGTGCTCGTGTCCATCGTGGCCGACCTGTGGCTGCCGGGGGCGCGGGTCGTGGCCGCCCTCATCGGCGCGGGCCTCACCGTGGCCGCGCTCACCGACACCTGCCTGCTCGGCATGCTGCTCGCCAAGCTGCCGTACAACCGCGGGCCCGCGGTCGACCCCGAGCGGGCGCTCGCCGCCATGCGCCGGCCCGCCCGGGCGAAGGGCTGA
- a CDS encoding MBL fold metallo-hydrolase, translating into MKFIQYYLECLSHASYLIGDETTGRAVIVDPRRDISEYVADAEAHGLRIEGVINTHFHADFIAGHLEMAARTGAWIGYGSKAEAEYPIRRLADGERIELGDVVLEIMETPGHTPESISILVYEHADDAVPYGVLTGDTLFIGDVGRPDLLASLGKTADELGRMLYRSVRRLMELPDEVRVFPAHGAGSACGKNLSAELQSTIGKQRRTNYACAPMSEDEFVALVTEGQPSAPGYFVYDAVLNRKNHDLLDVDAHARPLGIEEFLARRDAGAVIVDARSEEDFARGHLRGSLNVPVDGRFAERAGMVVEPGSEIIVVAPQNRELEVITRLGRIGFDTVTGYLRRPEAALRAVPGEVAQAERVTVEELRQALADAEPPVLLDVRNVGEVALGAIEGALTIPLAELPRRLDEVPADRPVVVYCASGSRSSTAASLLRRAGRERVSDLIGGYQAWQDAHAPTAA; encoded by the coding sequence ATGAAGTTCATCCAGTACTACCTCGAGTGCCTGTCCCACGCGTCGTACCTGATCGGGGACGAGACGACCGGCCGCGCCGTGATCGTGGACCCCAGGCGGGACATCTCCGAGTACGTCGCCGACGCCGAGGCGCACGGTCTCCGGATCGAAGGGGTGATCAACACCCACTTCCACGCGGACTTCATCGCCGGCCACCTGGAGATGGCCGCGCGCACCGGCGCCTGGATCGGGTACGGGAGCAAGGCCGAGGCCGAGTACCCGATCCGCCGGCTCGCCGACGGCGAGCGGATCGAGCTCGGCGACGTCGTCCTGGAGATCATGGAGACGCCCGGGCACACCCCCGAGTCGATCAGCATCCTGGTCTACGAGCACGCCGATGACGCCGTGCCGTACGGCGTGCTGACCGGCGACACGCTCTTCATCGGCGACGTGGGCCGCCCCGACCTGCTCGCCTCGCTCGGCAAGACCGCCGACGAGCTCGGCCGGATGCTCTACCGGAGCGTGCGCCGGCTCATGGAGCTGCCGGACGAGGTCCGGGTGTTCCCCGCGCACGGCGCCGGCTCGGCCTGCGGCAAGAACCTCTCCGCCGAGCTGCAGTCGACCATCGGCAAGCAGCGGCGCACCAACTACGCGTGCGCGCCGATGAGCGAGGACGAGTTCGTGGCCCTCGTCACCGAGGGCCAGCCGTCCGCGCCCGGCTACTTCGTGTACGACGCCGTGCTCAACCGCAAGAACCACGACCTGCTCGACGTCGACGCGCACGCCCGGCCGCTCGGGATCGAGGAGTTCCTCGCCCGCCGCGACGCCGGGGCGGTCATCGTCGACGCCCGGTCCGAGGAGGACTTCGCCCGCGGCCACCTGCGCGGCTCGCTCAACGTGCCCGTGGACGGGCGCTTCGCCGAGCGGGCGGGCATGGTCGTGGAGCCGGGCAGCGAGATCATCGTCGTCGCCCCGCAGAACCGGGAGCTCGAGGTGATCACCCGGCTCGGCCGGATCGGCTTCGACACCGTCACCGGGTACCTGCGCCGGCCGGAGGCCGCGCTCCGCGCCGTGCCGGGCGAGGTCGCCCAGGCGGAGCGGGTCACGGTCGAGGAGCTGCGGCAGGCGCTGGCGGACGCGGAACCCCCGGTCCTGCTCGACGTGCGCAACGTGGGGGAGGTGGCCCTCGGCGCGATCGAGGGCGCGCTCACCATCCCGCTCGCCGAGCTGCCGCGGCGGCTCGACGAGGTGCCGGCCGATCGTCCCGTGGTGGTCTACTGCGCGAGCGGGTCGCGCTCGTCGACCGCGGCGAGCCTGCTCCGCCGCGCCGGCCGGGAGCGGGTCTCCGACCTGATCGGCGGCTACCAGGCCTGGCAGGACGCCCACGCGCCCACCGCGGCGTGA
- a CDS encoding sulfite exporter TauE/SafE family protein: MIALALAAAVAVGVTLGLFGGGGSILTVPLLVYLAGVPPKAAIATSLFVVAVTSTVSAIGHARAGRIRWGTGLVFGAAGMAGAYAGGLIGPHLPEAWLLAGFALMMVATAVAMIRGRRAPAARSARKRRIGHVIAEGVVVGVVTGLVGAGGGFLVVPALVLLGGLPMDVAVGTSLIVIAMKSYAGLAGYLHGVEIDWALALAVTAAAVLGGLLGGRLAGRVRADRLRKAFGWFVLVMGAVVLAQQAPSALPGSAQAAAGLLTATVALAAVAHAILRHRRGGARPRPAAESPDPGGG, encoded by the coding sequence ATGATCGCGCTGGCGCTCGCCGCCGCCGTGGCGGTCGGCGTCACCCTCGGCCTCTTCGGCGGCGGGGGATCGATCCTCACCGTTCCGCTGCTCGTCTACCTCGCCGGGGTGCCGCCGAAGGCCGCGATCGCGACCTCGCTCTTCGTGGTGGCGGTCACCAGCACGGTAAGCGCGATCGGCCACGCCAGGGCGGGGCGGATCCGGTGGGGGACCGGCCTGGTGTTCGGCGCCGCCGGCATGGCCGGCGCGTACGCCGGGGGCCTGATCGGGCCACACCTGCCCGAGGCATGGCTTCTCGCCGGGTTCGCCTTGATGATGGTGGCGACGGCGGTCGCGATGATCCGCGGGCGGAGGGCGCCCGCGGCGCGGTCCGCCCGGAAGCGGCGGATCGGGCACGTGATCGCCGAAGGGGTGGTGGTCGGCGTGGTCACCGGGCTGGTCGGGGCCGGCGGCGGGTTCCTCGTGGTCCCCGCGCTGGTGCTGCTGGGCGGCCTGCCCATGGACGTCGCCGTGGGCACCTCGCTGATCGTCATCGCGATGAAGTCGTACGCCGGGCTCGCCGGCTACCTGCACGGCGTCGAGATCGACTGGGCGCTGGCCCTGGCGGTCACCGCGGCGGCCGTGCTCGGCGGGCTGCTCGGCGGCCGTCTCGCCGGGCGGGTGCGGGCCGACCGGCTGCGTAAGGCCTTCGGATGGTTCGTGCTGGTGATGGGCGCGGTCGTCCTCGCGCAGCAGGCGCCGTCGGCGCTCCCCGGCTCGGCGCAGGCCGCCGCCGGGCTGCTCACCGCCACGGTGGCCCTGGCGGCCGTCGCCCACGCGATCCTGCGGCACCGGCGCGGCGGTGCCCGGCCCAGGCCCGCGGCGGAGTCACCGGACCCCGGCGGCGGGTGA
- a CDS encoding metal-sensitive transcriptional regulator encodes MRMNEAMVGDALTRLRRAHGQLAGVISMIEAGEDCVKVLTQLAAVSKALDRAGFKLVASGLRYCHAARERGEEAPISEAELEKLFLALA; translated from the coding sequence ATGAGGATGAACGAGGCCATGGTGGGCGACGCGCTCACCCGCCTGCGGCGCGCGCACGGGCAGCTCGCCGGGGTGATCAGCATGATCGAGGCGGGGGAGGACTGCGTCAAGGTGCTGACCCAGCTCGCCGCGGTGTCCAAGGCGCTGGACCGGGCCGGCTTCAAGCTGGTCGCGAGCGGCCTGCGGTACTGCCACGCCGCGCGGGAGCGCGGGGAGGAGGCCCCGATCAGCGAGGCCGAGCTGGAGAAGCTCTTCCTGGCGCTGGCGTAG